In a genomic window of Nodosilinea sp. E11:
- the ndhN gene encoding NAD(P)H-quinone oxidoreductase subunit N, whose product MALLTTGKPFIKDLESHGAIAVRMPLEGGFEGRYERRLKAKGYETMNLTARGLGDISAYLTAIHGVRPPHLGKKSTSSGAAVGYTYFIPPMLTYRLESMAPKAKGMVLWLIEGHILSRQELAYLVSLPTVEPRVKVVVEMGGDRQFSWEPLANLV is encoded by the coding sequence ATGGCGCTGCTAACAACGGGCAAGCCTTTTATTAAGGATCTAGAAAGCCATGGCGCGATCGCCGTGCGCATGCCTCTAGAAGGAGGGTTTGAAGGTCGCTACGAGCGCCGCCTCAAAGCTAAAGGCTATGAGACTATGAACCTTACCGCCCGTGGTCTAGGAGATATTTCGGCTTACCTTACCGCTATTCACGGTGTACGCCCGCCCCACTTGGGAAAAAAGAGCACCAGCAGCGGTGCAGCGGTGGGTTATACCTACTTTATTCCGCCTATGCTGACCTACCGACTAGAGAGCATGGCACCAAAGGCAAAGGGTATGGTGCTGTGGCTGATTGAGGGACATATCCTGTCGCGCCAAGAGCTGGCTTACCTGGTCAGTCTGCCGACTGTTGAGCCTCGGGTAAAGGTAGTAGTAGAAATGGGTGGCGATCGCCAATTTAGTTGGGAACCGCTGGCGAATTTGGTATAG
- the rplC gene encoding 50S ribosomal protein L3, which produces MAVGILGKKLGMTQIFDEAGNAIPVTVVQAGPCVVTQVKTKDTDGYAAVQLGFDEVTEKKLNKPELGHLVKSGSAPLRHLKEYRVDAADGFELGQAVTASTFSEGQLVDVTGKSMGRGFAGYQKRHNFRRGPMAHGSKNHRAPGSTGAGTTPGRVYPGKRMAGQMGNERVTICKLEVVRVDGDRNLLLIKGAIPGKPGGLLSIAPAKWVKA; this is translated from the coding sequence GTGGCAGTCGGTATTCTCGGCAAAAAGCTGGGCATGACCCAAATATTCGATGAGGCAGGCAATGCTATCCCCGTAACGGTGGTGCAGGCAGGCCCTTGTGTGGTTACTCAAGTCAAGACCAAAGATACCGATGGCTATGCAGCTGTCCAGCTCGGTTTTGATGAGGTAACGGAGAAGAAGCTCAATAAGCCTGAATTAGGTCATCTGGTTAAATCGGGTAGCGCTCCTCTGCGTCATCTGAAGGAGTATCGCGTTGATGCTGCTGATGGCTTTGAACTGGGGCAGGCTGTGACAGCTAGCACTTTCTCCGAAGGTCAGCTAGTTGACGTCACTGGCAAAAGCATGGGACGTGGCTTTGCCGGTTATCAGAAGCGCCACAACTTTCGCCGTGGACCTATGGCCCACGGTTCTAAGAACCACCGGGCCCCAGGTTCTACTGGCGCTGGTACTACTCCTGGTCGGGTTTATCCTGGCAAGCGGATGGCAGGTCAGATGGGCAACGAGCGAGTAACCATCTGCAAGCTTGAAGTGGTGAGGGTAGATGGCGATCGCAACCTGCTATTGATCAAAGGGGCTATCCCCGGCAAGCCCGGCGGACTGCTGAGCATTGCCCCGGCTAAGTGGGTCAAAGCCTAG
- the rplD gene encoding 50S ribosomal protein L4 — protein sequence MVECVVKNWEGQEAGTASLDLQVAKEESASHIVHRALVRQMNNARQGTASTKTRAEVSGGGRKPWRQKGTGRARAGSNRSPLWRGGGVIFGPKPRDYSVKMNRKERRLALRTVLQSRVDDLVVVENFEDKFSRPKTRDLLDAIARWGLDPNAKILLVIAERQELVYLSARNLENVKLITAVNLNIHDLLNADYLVITSPALEAIQEVYSD from the coding sequence ATGGTTGAGTGTGTCGTAAAAAACTGGGAGGGCCAAGAGGCGGGCACGGCTTCCTTAGATCTTCAGGTTGCTAAAGAAGAGTCTGCTTCTCACATTGTTCACCGTGCCCTAGTACGGCAAATGAACAATGCTCGGCAAGGTACGGCTTCCACTAAAACCCGCGCTGAAGTTAGTGGCGGTGGTCGCAAGCCTTGGCGACAAAAGGGTACTGGTCGTGCCCGCGCAGGTTCTAACCGTTCTCCGTTGTGGCGTGGCGGTGGTGTTATCTTCGGCCCTAAGCCCCGTGACTACAGCGTCAAGATGAACCGCAAGGAGCGGCGATTGGCTCTGCGAACCGTCTTGCAAAGCCGGGTCGATGACCTAGTAGTCGTTGAGAATTTTGAAGACAAGTTCTCGCGCCCCAAAACCCGTGATCTGCTCGATGCGATCGCCCGGTGGGGCCTTGATCCCAACGCCAAAATTCTGTTGGTCATTGCTGAACGGCAAGAGTTGGTTTATCTCTCAGCGCGCAACCTAGAAAATGTGAAGTTGATCACAGCGGTCAATCTCAACATTCATGACCTGCTCAATGCCGACTATCTCGTCATTACGTCCCCTGCCCTTGAGGCTATCCAGGAGGTTTACAGTGATTAA
- a CDS encoding 50S ribosomal protein L23, producing the protein MNAANTPSLADLIRRPLVTEKATLLLENNQYVFEVDPRANKLQIKAAIEELFDVRVVSVNTYNPPQKKRRMGRFVGHRPHYKRSVVTLAPGSSIPLFPDL; encoded by the coding sequence ATTAATGCCGCAAATACCCCATCTTTGGCCGATCTAATTCGCCGTCCCCTGGTAACCGAAAAGGCAACTCTTTTATTAGAGAACAATCAGTACGTGTTCGAGGTTGATCCTCGTGCCAATAAGCTGCAAATCAAGGCGGCGATCGAGGAGCTGTTCGATGTCAGGGTTGTATCGGTCAACACCTATAACCCACCCCAAAAGAAGCGTCGGATGGGACGCTTTGTGGGCCATCGTCCTCATTACAAGCGTTCTGTGGTCACCTTGGCCCCTGGAAGCTCTATTCCTCTCTTCCCCGATCTCTAA
- the rplB gene encoding 50S ribosomal protein L2 → MGIRSYRPYTPGTRERTVSEFAEITRSEPEKSLTRSTHRPKGRNNRGVITCRHRGGGHKRLYRVIDFHRNKLGVPAKVASIEYDPNRNARISLLHYEDGEKRYILCPAGLTVGTTVVSGPDAPLEVGNALPLYKIPLGTTVHNVEMQAGKGGQMVRSAGTGAQVVAKEGDYVTLKLPSTEVRMVRRECYATIGQVGNADVRNVSLGKAGRKRWLGRRPEVRGSVMNPVDHPHGGGEGRAPIGRSGPVTPWGKPALGYKTRKKNKDSDKYVVRRRRRVSKRGRGGRNA, encoded by the coding sequence ATGGGCATCCGTTCCTATCGACCTTATACCCCTGGCACTCGTGAGCGAACTGTTTCCGAGTTTGCCGAGATTACCCGCAGTGAGCCTGAAAAGTCGCTTACTCGCTCTACCCATCGTCCCAAGGGGCGGAATAATCGGGGGGTGATTACCTGTCGTCACCGTGGCGGTGGCCATAAGCGTCTCTACCGGGTCATTGATTTTCACCGCAATAAGCTAGGAGTGCCTGCCAAGGTTGCTTCTATTGAGTACGACCCCAACCGTAATGCTCGTATTTCATTGCTTCACTACGAAGACGGTGAGAAGCGGTATATTCTTTGCCCGGCAGGTCTGACCGTAGGTACCACGGTAGTATCCGGACCTGATGCCCCTCTAGAAGTTGGCAACGCGCTACCTCTGTATAAAATTCCGCTGGGTACTACGGTACACAACGTTGAAATGCAGGCTGGTAAAGGAGGGCAAATGGTGCGCTCTGCTGGCACTGGAGCTCAGGTGGTTGCTAAAGAAGGTGACTATGTCACTCTGAAGCTGCCCTCCACCGAAGTCCGCATGGTGCGTCGCGAGTGCTACGCCACTATTGGTCAAGTGGGTAATGCTGATGTGCGTAACGTCAGCCTTGGTAAAGCAGGCCGCAAGCGTTGGTTAGGACGCCGTCCTGAGGTGCGCGGTAGCGTTATGAACCCTGTGGATCACCCCCACGGTGGAGGTGAGGGGCGCGCACCCATTGGCCGATCTGGTCCTGTTACTCCTTGGGGCAAGCCAGCCCTGGGCTACAAGACCCGCAAGAAAAACAAGGACAGCGATAAGTACGTGGTGCGTCGTCGTCGTCGTGTGTCTAAGCGGGGCCGTGGTGGCCGTAATGCCTAG
- the rpsS gene encoding 30S ribosomal protein S19, whose amino-acid sequence MSRSLKKGPFVADHLLSKIEALNIKGDKQVVKTWSRASTILPQMIGHTIAVHNGRQHVPVYVTEQMVGHKLGEFAPTRTFRGHAKTDKKARR is encoded by the coding sequence ATGTCTCGCTCATTGAAAAAAGGGCCTTTTGTGGCCGATCACCTGCTCTCAAAAATTGAAGCCCTCAACATCAAGGGCGATAAGCAGGTGGTTAAGACCTGGTCGCGGGCATCCACGATTTTGCCCCAAATGATCGGCCACACCATTGCAGTTCATAACGGCCGCCAGCATGTGCCGGTTTACGTTACTGAGCAAATGGTTGGGCACAAGTTGGGTGAATTTGCGCCCACGCGAACCTTTCGCGGCCATGCTAAGACCGATAAAAAAGCTCGTCGTTAG
- the rplV gene encoding 50S ribosomal protein L22: protein MAVDTSEQVKAVARYVRMSPRKVRRVLDQIRGKSYRDALIILEFMPYKACEPIIKVLRSAVANAEHNNGLDPAGLVVSEAFADAGPTLKRFRPRAQGRAYQIRKPTCHITIGVAPAAE from the coding sequence ATGGCTGTAGATACCTCAGAGCAGGTTAAAGCGGTGGCTCGCTATGTGCGCATGTCGCCCCGCAAGGTGCGTCGAGTGCTCGATCAGATTCGCGGTAAGAGCTATCGGGATGCGCTAATCATCCTGGAGTTCATGCCTTACAAAGCCTGTGAACCTATTATTAAGGTGTTGCGCTCCGCTGTTGCGAATGCTGAGCACAATAATGGGCTTGATCCGGCTGGCCTAGTGGTGAGCGAGGCCTTTGCCGATGCTGGCCCTACCCTAAAGCGATTTCGTCCTCGGGCTCAAGGCCGAGCCTATCAAATTCGTAAGCCTACCTGCCATATCACCATTGGTGTGGCTCCTGCCGCCGAATAG
- the rpsC gene encoding 30S ribosomal protein S3 — translation MGHKIHPTGFRLGVVQEHRSRWFAEGMRYPDLLQEDYRIREYVQKNLSNAGIADIRIERKADQIDLEVRTARPGVVVGRGGAGIEALRMGLQKLLKDPSRQIRVNVVEVNRVDADAALVAEYIIQQLERRVSFRRVVRQAIQRAQRAGVEGIKIQVSGRLNGAEIARTEWTREGRVPLHTLRADVDYAYTTAQTTYGILGVKVWIFKGEIIPGQEEPQTAAPNAQPRRRQPRRRPQFEDRSNED, via the coding sequence GTGGGACACAAGATTCATCCAACCGGGTTTCGCCTTGGGGTAGTTCAAGAGCACCGCTCTCGCTGGTTTGCAGAGGGCATGCGTTACCCTGACTTGCTTCAGGAAGACTATCGCATTCGCGAGTATGTTCAGAAAAACTTGAGCAACGCGGGTATTGCCGATATTCGGATTGAGCGTAAGGCCGATCAGATTGATCTTGAGGTCCGTACGGCTCGCCCTGGTGTGGTCGTGGGCCGAGGCGGTGCTGGCATTGAAGCTCTGCGGATGGGTTTGCAAAAGCTACTCAAAGATCCTAGTCGTCAGATACGCGTCAACGTTGTTGAAGTCAACCGAGTAGATGCTGACGCAGCTTTGGTAGCTGAATACATTATCCAACAGCTAGAGCGCCGAGTCTCTTTTCGTCGAGTGGTGCGCCAAGCTATTCAGCGGGCTCAACGGGCTGGGGTCGAGGGCATCAAAATTCAGGTGAGCGGTCGACTAAACGGGGCTGAAATCGCTCGTACCGAGTGGACCCGTGAAGGTCGTGTGCCTCTTCACACCCTACGGGCTGACGTTGATTATGCCTACACTACTGCCCAAACTACTTACGGAATTTTGGGTGTCAAAGTGTGGATTTTTAAGGGTGAGATTATTCCCGGACAGGAAGAACCCCAGACTGCTGCTCCCAATGCTCAGCCCCGTCGCCGCCAGCCCCGTAGGCGTCCTCAGTTTGAAGACCGATCTAACGAAGATTAG
- the rplP gene encoding 50S ribosomal protein L16 — MLSPKRTKFRKQHRGRMRGMAQRGSDINFGDFALQATEPCWLTSRQIEAARRAMTRYVRRGGKIWIRVFPDKPVTMRPAETRMGSGKGNPEFWVAVVKPGRIVFEIAGVPESTAREAMRLAAFKLPFKTKFIARDSKEA; from the coding sequence ATGCTTAGTCCAAAACGAACTAAATTTCGCAAGCAGCACCGCGGGCGTATGCGCGGAATGGCTCAGCGGGGTAGCGATATTAACTTCGGTGATTTTGCCCTTCAAGCTACGGAACCTTGCTGGTTGACTTCTCGCCAAATTGAGGCAGCCCGTCGAGCGATGACTCGCTATGTACGCCGAGGCGGCAAGATTTGGATTCGTGTCTTTCCTGATAAACCTGTGACCATGCGTCCAGCGGAAACTCGTATGGGTTCCGGTAAGGGTAATCCAGAGTTTTGGGTAGCCGTAGTCAAGCCTGGCCGGATCGTTTTTGAGATTGCTGGGGTACCTGAATCTACTGCCCGCGAGGCAATGCGACTAGCTGCCTTTAAGCTGCCTTTCAAGACTAAGTTCATCGCGCGAGACAGCAAGGAGGCATAG
- the rpmC gene encoding 50S ribosomal protein L29, translating into MALSKIKEARNLSDDDLLNAIAETKRELFQLRFQKATRQLDKQVHQFKHLRHRLSQLMTVQRERQLIALEEEAVAQANAVAESTTESVSA; encoded by the coding sequence ATGGCACTGTCGAAGATTAAAGAGGCTCGGAACCTGAGTGATGACGATCTGCTAAACGCTATTGCTGAGACTAAACGCGAACTATTTCAGCTGCGGTTTCAGAAAGCCACTCGTCAGTTAGATAAGCAGGTGCATCAGTTTAAGCATCTCCGTCATCGTCTGTCTCAGCTTATGACGGTTCAGCGGGAGCGCCAGCTAATTGCATTGGAAGAAGAAGCAGTGGCCCAGGCTAATGCTGTGGCAGAGTCCACAACAGAATCGGTATCAGCGTAG
- the rpsQ gene encoding 30S ribosomal protein S17: MAVKERVGMVVSNKMDKTVVVAVESRTSHPKYGKIVVRTKRYKAHDEENTCQEGDQVRILETRPLSRTKRWVVADIVNRAADA; this comes from the coding sequence ATGGCGGTTAAAGAACGAGTGGGGATGGTGGTCAGTAACAAGATGGATAAAACCGTCGTTGTTGCTGTGGAGAGTCGGACCTCTCATCCTAAGTACGGCAAGATTGTGGTGCGAACTAAGCGCTACAAGGCCCACGACGAGGAGAATACGTGCCAGGAAGGTGACCAAGTACGTATTCTTGAAACCCGTCCCCTGAGCCGAACCAAGCGCTGGGTGGTGGCTGACATTGTTAATCGCGCGGCAGACGCATAG
- the rplN gene encoding 50S ribosomal protein L14, giving the protein MIQQESYLNVADNSGARKLMCIRVLGGNRRYAGVGDVIIAVVKDALPNMGVKKSDVVRAVVVRTKKGLRRSSGMSIRFDDNAAVIINQDGNPKGTRVFGPVARELRDKNFTKIVSLAPEVL; this is encoded by the coding sequence GTGATTCAGCAAGAATCGTATTTGAACGTGGCAGATAATAGCGGTGCGCGAAAGCTCATGTGCATTCGGGTTCTGGGTGGCAACCGTCGCTATGCCGGTGTCGGTGATGTAATTATCGCCGTGGTCAAGGATGCCCTACCCAATATGGGCGTGAAAAAATCAGACGTGGTGCGGGCCGTAGTCGTGCGTACTAAGAAGGGCCTGCGCCGCAGTAGCGGTATGAGCATTCGTTTCGACGATAACGCTGCTGTGATCATCAACCAGGACGGTAACCCCAAAGGTACCCGTGTGTTTGGCCCGGTTGCTCGTGAACTGCGCGACAAAAACTTTACCAAGATTGTGTCGCTAGCACCGGAGGTTCTCTAA
- the rplX gene encoding 50S ribosomal protein L24 has product MATTSKTSVRHKVHVRKGDTVQVIAGRDRGKVGEVMTVIPKTSQVVVQGVNIRTKHVKPQQEGESGQIITQEAPIHSSNVMLYSEKEKVASRVCFTFTDDGRKVRMLKKTGEIID; this is encoded by the coding sequence ATGGCAACAACATCTAAGACATCCGTACGCCACAAGGTTCATGTGCGTAAGGGAGATACGGTTCAGGTGATTGCTGGGCGCGATCGCGGCAAGGTCGGGGAAGTCATGACCGTCATCCCCAAAACCAGCCAGGTGGTTGTGCAGGGCGTGAACATTCGCACCAAGCATGTCAAGCCTCAGCAGGAAGGGGAATCGGGGCAAATTATCACCCAAGAGGCTCCTATTCACAGCTCCAATGTAATGCTGTACTCCGAGAAGGAGAAGGTGGCGAGCCGAGTTTGCTTTACCTTTACCGACGACGGTCGCAAGGTGCGTATGTTGAAGAAAACCGGCGAAATTATTGACTGA
- the rplE gene encoding 50S ribosomal protein L5: MTDQLKTIYKDTVVPKLMEQFKYENIHQVPKVVKVTVNRGLGEASQNAKALESSLSELALITGQRPVVTRAKKAIAGFKIRQGMPVGVMVTLRSDRMYAFLNRLINLTLPRIRDFRGISPKSFDGRGNYTLGLREQLIFPEIDYDTIDQIRGMDITIVTTASTDEEGRALLKELGMPFRDN, encoded by the coding sequence ATGACCGACCAGCTCAAGACTATATATAAAGACACGGTCGTACCTAAACTGATGGAGCAGTTTAAGTACGAGAACATCCATCAGGTACCGAAGGTTGTCAAAGTAACCGTTAACCGGGGTCTCGGAGAAGCCTCCCAGAATGCCAAAGCTCTGGAATCCTCTCTGAGTGAACTGGCCCTGATTACAGGTCAGCGTCCGGTAGTGACCCGTGCTAAGAAGGCGATCGCGGGTTTCAAAATCCGTCAAGGCATGCCTGTAGGGGTTATGGTCACCCTGCGTTCCGATCGCATGTACGCCTTTCTAAATCGCCTTATCAACCTGACTCTGCCTCGCATTCGTGACTTTCGTGGCATTAGCCCAAAGAGTTTTGACGGCCGCGGTAACTACACCCTAGGCCTGCGCGAGCAGCTGATTTTTCCTGAAATTGACTACGACACCATCGATCAGATTCGCGGTATGGACATCACCATTGTGACTACCGCCAGCACCGATGAAGAAGGCCGAGCGCTACTCAAGGAATTGGGTATGCCGTTCCGTGACAACTAA
- the rpsH gene encoding 30S ribosomal protein S8 yields the protein MAANDTIADMLTRIRNANLARHQTVGIPSTRMTRSIAKVLKEEGFITDYSESTVEERPQLVVALKYKGKTRQPIIRNLTRVSKPGLRVYSNRKELPRVLGGIGIAIVSTSSGIMTDRDARRQGIGGEVLCYVW from the coding sequence ATGGCTGCTAACGACACAATTGCGGATATGTTGACTCGCATCAGGAATGCGAATCTGGCGCGGCACCAAACCGTGGGCATTCCTTCGACCCGGATGACCCGGAGCATTGCCAAGGTGCTCAAGGAAGAAGGATTTATCACAGATTACTCTGAGAGCACTGTTGAAGAGCGTCCTCAGCTGGTGGTCGCCCTCAAGTACAAAGGCAAAACCCGCCAACCCATCATTCGCAACCTCACCCGCGTTAGTAAGCCTGGTCTGCGGGTGTACTCCAACCGGAAAGAGTTACCCAGGGTGCTAGGGGGCATCGGTATTGCTATCGTTTCCACCTCCAGCGGCATCATGACCGATCGCGATGCCCGTCGTCAGGGTATCGGTGGCGAAGTGCTTTGCTATGTCTGGTAA
- the rplF gene encoding 50S ribosomal protein L6 has product MSRIGKRPIPVPAKVSITIDGQDIQVKGPKGELSRTLPNGVVVVQDGDTVLVNRKDDSRLARERHGLCRTLVANMVEGVSNGYQKRLEIQGIGYRAQVQGRNLNLSLGYSHPVVFEPPAGIEFVVENNTNVVVSGIDKELVGNIAASIRASRPPEPYKGKGVRYAGEQVRRKAGKSGKK; this is encoded by the coding sequence ATGTCACGTATTGGCAAACGGCCAATCCCAGTCCCGGCTAAGGTGTCAATCACGATTGACGGTCAGGATATTCAGGTTAAAGGACCTAAGGGCGAGCTATCTCGCACTCTGCCTAATGGGGTTGTAGTAGTTCAAGATGGCGATACTGTATTGGTCAATCGTAAGGATGATTCTCGCTTAGCCCGCGAGCGTCACGGCCTGTGCCGAACCTTAGTAGCTAATATGGTTGAAGGGGTTTCCAACGGGTATCAAAAACGCCTGGAAATTCAAGGGATTGGCTATCGTGCCCAGGTGCAAGGCCGTAACCTTAACCTCAGCTTGGGCTACAGTCACCCCGTTGTGTTTGAGCCTCCCGCAGGCATTGAGTTTGTCGTTGAAAACAATACAAACGTCGTTGTCAGCGGCATTGACAAAGAATTAGTTGGCAATATTGCCGCCAGCATTAGGGCGAGTCGTCCTCCCGAACCTTATAAGGGCAAAGGTGTGCGCTACGCCGGTGAGCAGGTCAGACGTAAGGCCGGTAAGTCAGGGAAGAAGTAA
- the rplR gene encoding 50S ribosomal protein L18, which yields MKASRKELTHRRHARIRRRVFGTPERPRLAVFRSNQHIYAQIIDDTAHHTLVAASTVEPDVLTDESSSTQSAAVVIGKLVAERALKAGITQVVFDRGGKLYHGRVAALADAAREAGLSL from the coding sequence ATGAAAGCAAGTCGTAAAGAATTAACCCATCGCCGCCATGCCCGCATTCGCCGTCGTGTGTTTGGCACCCCTGAGCGGCCCCGTTTAGCTGTATTTCGCTCAAATCAGCATATATATGCTCAGATTATTGACGATACGGCACATCACACTTTAGTAGCTGCTTCTACTGTAGAGCCTGATGTCTTGACCGATGAGTCAAGTTCAACCCAAAGCGCAGCTGTAGTAATTGGCAAGCTTGTAGCTGAGCGGGCTCTCAAAGCCGGTATTACTCAGGTTGTTTTTGACCGGGGCGGTAAGCTATACCACGGTCGGGTGGCAGCTCTAGCCGATGCGGCCCGAGAGGCTGGCTTAAGCCTGTAG
- the rpsE gene encoding 30S ribosomal protein S5, whose amino-acid sequence MANRRKEARTKEKKTDWQERVVQIRRVTKVVKGGKKLSFRAIVVVGNEKGQVGVGVGKAGDVIGAVKKGVADGKKHLVDVPLTRSASIPHPSNGIGGGAKVFMRPAAPGTGVIAGGAVRTVLELAGVRNVLAKQLGSNNPLNNARAAADALASLRTFADVAEERDIPVEQLYV is encoded by the coding sequence ATGGCAAACCGTCGTAAAGAAGCGCGGACCAAAGAAAAGAAAACAGACTGGCAAGAGCGCGTTGTCCAAATCCGTCGCGTGACCAAAGTGGTGAAGGGAGGTAAGAAATTAAGCTTCCGTGCCATTGTGGTTGTTGGCAATGAAAAAGGCCAGGTCGGGGTTGGGGTTGGCAAAGCGGGAGACGTGATTGGCGCTGTTAAGAAGGGCGTAGCCGACGGCAAAAAGCATTTAGTCGATGTGCCATTGACTCGCTCTGCTTCCATACCCCATCCCTCTAACGGTATTGGTGGTGGTGCCAAGGTATTTATGCGTCCGGCTGCTCCTGGTACTGGGGTAATTGCTGGTGGCGCGGTGCGAACCGTGCTGGAACTAGCGGGCGTGCGGAACGTGTTAGCCAAGCAACTTGGTTCTAACAATCCTCTCAACAATGCTCGGGCTGCTGCAGATGCTTTGGCCTCTTTGCGCACCTTTGCTGATGTTGCAGAAGAGCGGGATATCCCGGTTGAGCAACTGTACGTTTAA
- the rplO gene encoding 50S ribosomal protein L15 has product MRINDAQPQAGSKRRRRRVGRGISAGQGASCGFGMRGQKSRSGSGTRPGFEGGQMPLYRRIPKLKHFPLVNQKEYTIINVKGLADLAAGTEVSLESLLAAGILTTNDGPLKVLGDGEVSVALTVKAAAFTQSAKDKIEQAGGTWEVVA; this is encoded by the coding sequence ATGAGAATCAACGACGCACAACCACAAGCAGGCTCTAAACGCCGCCGTCGCCGCGTTGGTCGCGGCATTTCTGCTGGCCAGGGTGCTAGCTGCGGTTTCGGTATGCGGGGCCAAAAATCTCGTTCAGGTAGCGGCACTCGACCGGGTTTTGAAGGCGGTCAAATGCCTCTTTACCGGCGCATTCCTAAACTCAAGCACTTTCCTTTGGTCAATCAGAAGGAATACACCATTATCAATGTCAAGGGTCTAGCCGATTTGGCTGCAGGTACCGAAGTATCCCTTGAATCGTTATTAGCAGCTGGCATTTTGACCACCAATGATGGTCCTTTGAAAGTGCTAGGAGACGGCGAGGTGAGCGTTGCTCTTACCGTCAAAGCCGCTGCCTTCACCCAGTCGGCCAAGGACAAAATTGAGCAGGCTGGTGGCACCTGGGAAGTGGTCGCCTAG